A window of Mucilaginibacter paludis DSM 18603 contains these coding sequences:
- a CDS encoding beta strand repeat-containing protein has product MKKLLYIIFLLLPWGLATAQIKVAVPFIKNSPTDNSVTGYADLLNGGYHIVPNYHGRDSLSYAGFTTKYTAALKLGMLCYVQNVDSTYRWSGAAWVPVNSGIIYTNGYGLNLIGNSFSVDTSAITSKSYFNTIIGTANKSALLTKYSATDTVSTLATKYYARTAIQPLNNTFTGNNTFTGSLNGNLNGNASSATNLSRSVNGKMLNSNITLNLASADFANQGTSTSVLHGNASGNPSFGAVGLTTDVTGVLPITSGGTGSASQNFVDLTANQFVAGNKTWTGTMNLAGTNTFTGNASIPNTSPTFTLNNTTSGNSAIWNYSTTLNSLTLSSQVNSVGGKGNGVKCTSATGQNLAAAETGMPYGNNITLSISTWFKITTDRLYADILQYGVATSGSFAIQIANSQTLHIRYNSTGGDVLLRSTSLNDGNPHHLIVTFNGNSVLAYLDGGSPLALTIPSYNLTAGTGFVQQVPIIGTQDQLLIYNRVLTSTDVAQIYNSGAGTINIPTTGLIRRYEFEDGTGVTATDTNPSGTTYNATLNGGMTWAGVGNGIVPYNGSLQSDNFMTIRDGVYQNEKGQLWLGGTLTGNRIYGSSVKHIINNFIPFIQNFDGSVLVSPANTSENATSLSALGVGGGVSIGSTAATTIAAPTNGLYVQGNAQFGTTSNLASINIGGTSSSISQIARIINVTGTAQATANNDALYGLDLTNLNLSITGGTSVGQTTVTNAGSGYTNGSYSNVTVTSVTGAGTGFIANVIVSGGVVTQINATSASLPNAGTGYAVGDILTVTNTQLGGTGTGLTFTVSTTIYSGVTAAQLRVNTLSPNSPNGGSLGSRANYYGVVAAGIVQTNNLNNLNGNILVNASSSPNATFFGSGNTLISAGTQTDPGYRLGVVGNILSNGTIIGSSGFSRGMYLNHSLQANANNDLLIGLDIANTTNVGTTAIATFGTITGGSGYTNGTYNNIPLTGGTGSGATATIIVSGNVVTTVGIAIRGTGYTAGDILSASTTNIGGGTGSGFSIPISTIGLTGISYVGLKQTGSHQMVGSTSGIVTIQPQAAAGTYNFNLPTTAGTAGQVLTSGGGGTNPLTYTTLSNQMVSAQDATAQTGPANIVLYTTGASDASYSISANLNITAISGDVIQTQVAYTDETNTARTLLFYNQGATSPGVSTTGVTNYSPLAEIRSKAATSITVSTVLTTSSGTITYNSHATITKIR; this is encoded by the coding sequence ATGAAAAAATTACTCTATATAATATTTTTATTGTTGCCCTGGGGCCTTGCAACCGCGCAAATTAAGGTGGCTGTACCGTTTATAAAAAACAGCCCGACCGATAACTCAGTAACCGGATATGCCGACCTGCTCAACGGCGGGTATCACATCGTTCCTAATTATCATGGGCGCGATAGTTTAAGCTATGCTGGTTTTACAACAAAATACACAGCCGCGCTTAAATTAGGCATGTTGTGTTATGTTCAGAATGTGGATAGTACTTACAGATGGAGCGGCGCGGCATGGGTACCAGTTAATTCGGGTATTATTTATACTAATGGTTACGGCCTTAACCTTATCGGGAACTCATTCTCTGTAGATACATCCGCCATAACAAGCAAGAGTTATTTCAATACGATAATAGGTACAGCCAACAAATCGGCCTTACTGACAAAATACTCGGCAACAGATACCGTATCAACCTTAGCTACTAAGTACTATGCCCGTACGGCCATCCAACCTTTAAATAATACGTTCACAGGTAATAATACCTTTACCGGGTCGCTAAACGGTAACTTGAACGGTAATGCTTCCAGCGCTACCAATTTGAGCCGGTCGGTAAATGGGAAAATGCTCAACAGCAATATAACCTTAAATCTTGCTTCCGCGGATTTCGCTAACCAGGGAACATCCACAAGTGTTTTGCATGGCAACGCTTCGGGAAATCCGTCATTTGGGGCGGTGGGATTAACAACAGATGTGACAGGTGTATTGCCTATAACAAGTGGTGGTACCGGATCTGCATCGCAAAACTTTGTTGATTTAACCGCTAACCAGTTCGTCGCTGGTAACAAAACCTGGACGGGAACCATGAATTTAGCCGGTACAAATACATTTACCGGCAATGCTTCAATACCAAATACATCGCCTACTTTTACATTGAACAACACAACCTCTGGCAATAGTGCTATTTGGAACTATTCAACAACACTTAATAGCCTAACTCTTAGCAGCCAGGTTAATTCAGTGGGCGGCAAAGGCAACGGTGTTAAATGTACATCGGCAACCGGGCAAAACCTTGCAGCTGCCGAAACGGGGATGCCTTATGGAAATAATATAACGCTTAGTATAAGCACCTGGTTCAAAATAACAACAGATAGGCTATATGCTGATATATTGCAATATGGTGTTGCTACCAGCGGGTCTTTTGCTATACAAATTGCAAACAGTCAAACTTTACATATCAGATACAATAGTACCGGCGGGGATGTTCTACTTCGTTCTACATCTCTAAATGACGGTAATCCTCACCATTTAATAGTTACTTTTAATGGCAACTCGGTATTAGCTTATTTAGATGGAGGCTCGCCACTTGCGCTTACAATCCCGAGTTATAATTTAACTGCTGGTACTGGCTTTGTGCAACAAGTCCCCATAATAGGCACGCAAGATCAGCTTCTAATTTACAACCGTGTATTAACCTCTACCGATGTTGCTCAAATATACAACAGCGGTGCAGGCACTATCAATATACCTACAACAGGGCTTATCCGCAGATATGAATTTGAGGATGGGACAGGTGTAACGGCAACAGATACCAACCCCAGCGGAACAACCTACAATGCAACGCTTAACGGCGGCATGACCTGGGCCGGTGTCGGGAATGGAATTGTGCCATATAATGGCTCGCTACAGTCTGATAATTTTATGACTATTCGCGATGGCGTTTACCAGAACGAGAAGGGGCAATTGTGGTTGGGTGGTACGCTTACGGGTAACCGTATTTACGGGTCGTCTGTAAAGCATATTATAAACAACTTCATCCCATTTATACAAAATTTTGATGGCAGCGTGCTGGTCAGCCCGGCTAACACGTCCGAGAATGCTACCTCGCTAAGCGCGCTCGGTGTTGGCGGTGGCGTGTCAATTGGTTCGACTGCAGCAACAACAATAGCAGCACCAACTAATGGCTTATACGTTCAAGGGAATGCTCAATTTGGAACTACTTCTAATTTAGCGAGTATTAATATTGGAGGAACGTCTTCATCCATTTCTCAAATAGCCAGAATAATTAATGTAACAGGTACTGCTCAAGCAACTGCTAATAATGATGCTCTATATGGATTAGACTTAACAAATCTAAATTTAAGTATAACAGGTGGGACATCAGTTGGACAGACTACTGTCACAAATGCTGGAAGTGGGTACACCAACGGTAGTTATAGTAACGTAACTGTCACAAGTGTAACAGGAGCCGGTACAGGTTTTATTGCAAATGTGATAGTTTCTGGGGGCGTAGTAACACAAATAAACGCTACTTCAGCATCATTACCTAATGCAGGTACTGGTTATGCAGTTGGAGATATATTAACCGTTACAAATACTCAGTTAGGAGGAACAGGAACAGGCCTTACTTTCACAGTGTCAACCACAATATATTCAGGTGTAACTGCTGCTCAATTACGGGTTAATACATTGAGTCCAAATAGCCCTAATGGTGGCAGCTTAGGTTCTCGAGCGAATTATTATGGGGTTGTAGCGGCAGGTATTGTACAAACCAATAACTTAAATAACTTAAATGGAAATATATTAGTAAATGCCAGTTCATCACCCAATGCTACTTTTTTCGGTAGTGGCAACACCTTAATTTCTGCAGGAACTCAAACAGACCCTGGTTATCGTTTAGGAGTGGTTGGTAATATATTAAGTAATGGAACTATTATTGGCAGCTCAGGATTTTCCAGGGGGATGTATCTTAATCATAGTCTGCAAGCTAATGCTAATAATGATCTATTAATAGGACTTGATATAGCTAATACTACAAATGTAGGTACTACAGCAATTGCAACATTCGGAACAATAACAGGTGGTTCCGGATACACCAATGGGACTTATAATAACATACCACTAACCGGAGGTACAGGTTCAGGAGCAACCGCTACAATCATTGTTTCTGGTAATGTGGTTACTACAGTCGGTATCGCTATAAGAGGTACAGGATATACAGCAGGAGATATACTTAGTGCTTCAACAACAAATATTGGAGGAGGAACTGGCTCAGGATTCTCTATCCCCATAAGCACAATCGGACTGACCGGCATAAGTTATGTAGGCTTAAAGCAAACAGGCTCGCACCAAATGGTGGGTAGCACAAGCGGCATAGTAACCATACAACCTCAGGCCGCCGCCGGAACCTATAACTTTAACCTGCCAACCACGGCCGGAACGGCTGGCCAGGTACTAACATCCGGCGGAGGCGGTACTAATCCGTTAACCTATACAACATTATCCAATCAAATGGTTTCGGCTCAGGATGCAACCGCGCAAACGGGTCCAGCCAACATTGTTTTATATACAACCGGCGCTTCGGATGCATCTTATTCTATATCGGCTAATTTAAATATTACGGCCATATCGGGCGATGTTATCCAAACCCAGGTAGCTTATACCGACGAAACAAATACGGCCCGTACATTACTATTTTACAACCAGGGAGCCACATCGCCGGGGGTATCTACAACGGGGGTAACCAATTATTCGCCCCTGGCGGAAATACGGTCTAAAGCAGCTACCTCCATAACGGTATCAACGGTGCTCACCACAAGCAGCGGAACCATCACCTATAACAGCCACGCCACCATAACAAAAATCAGATAG
- the pta gene encoding phosphate acetyltransferase, which translates to MAKTIFVASAGPCSGKSVITIGLVNMLLCKTQRVGYFKPVINTSPAEKNDVHIQTILEHFKLPIKFEDAYAFTRQEAMQYLESENQGQMIDTIISKFKRLEEQYDFTVLEGSDYIGDGTAFEFDLNLLIAKNLGCPAILVVSGEDKTSAQIINECLSFLHNFEEHDVQVLGLIANKVQADQVEIIQALLAGQLPADTILSVIPTDISLKNPTIKDIAEALGGKMLFGEDYMANQVDNFVTGAMMLPNFLNHIKDNVLIVTPGDRGDIILGSLQANLSSSYPKVAGIVLTAGTQPEEPIMRLIEGLNNVVPIMSVNSGTFHSTTQIGALKARITPDNSKKILLAIDTFNKFVNAPALDASILTYQSNSMTSHMFQYQLLTWAKRQIKTIVLPEGNDDRILKAAARLIDQQAANIVLLGKTSEVADAVKRLGLKLDLSKIKIIDPATSELFDSYAQTLFELRKAKGVTLETARDLMTDVSYFGTMMVYKGDADGMVSGAAHTTQHTIRPAMQFIKTKPGTAIVSSVFFMCLEDRVCVFGDCAVNPNPTAEELAEIAILSADTSKSFGIEPRVAMLSYSSGTSGVGEDVDKVRNATNIVKAKRPDLKVEGPIQYDAAVDPTVGKQKMPLSTVAGQASVLIFPDLNTGNNTYKAVQRETGALAIGPMLQGLNKPVNDLSRGCTVDDIFNTVIITAIQSQQANQPASTLAPLAS; encoded by the coding sequence ATGGCTAAAACTATTTTTGTGGCTTCGGCCGGGCCCTGCAGCGGAAAATCTGTAATTACTATAGGGCTGGTAAACATGCTGTTGTGCAAAACACAAAGGGTGGGTTACTTTAAACCGGTTATTAATACCTCGCCCGCCGAAAAAAACGACGTACACATCCAAACCATACTGGAGCATTTTAAACTGCCCATTAAGTTTGAGGATGCCTACGCCTTTACCCGCCAGGAAGCCATGCAATACCTGGAAAGCGAAAACCAGGGCCAGATGATCGATACCATCATCAGCAAATTTAAACGGCTCGAAGAGCAATATGATTTTACCGTTTTAGAGGGCAGCGATTACATTGGCGATGGCACCGCCTTTGAGTTTGATTTAAACCTGCTGATTGCCAAAAACTTAGGCTGCCCCGCCATACTGGTAGTATCCGGCGAGGATAAAACCAGCGCCCAGATCATCAACGAGTGCCTGAGCTTTTTACACAACTTTGAAGAACACGATGTACAGGTACTGGGCCTCATAGCCAATAAGGTACAGGCCGATCAGGTCGAAATTATCCAGGCCCTGCTGGCCGGGCAGTTGCCTGCGGACACCATCCTGTCGGTTATCCCAACCGATATTTCGCTTAAAAACCCTACCATTAAAGATATAGCCGAAGCCCTGGGCGGCAAAATGCTTTTCGGCGAAGATTACATGGCCAACCAGGTTGATAACTTTGTTACCGGCGCCATGATGCTGCCCAACTTTTTAAACCATATTAAAGATAATGTGCTGATTGTAACCCCGGGCGACCGGGGGGACATCATCCTCGGCTCCTTACAGGCCAACTTATCATCCAGTTACCCCAAGGTGGCAGGCATTGTGCTCACCGCGGGCACACAACCCGAAGAGCCTATTATGCGGCTCATTGAGGGGCTAAACAATGTGGTGCCCATTATGTCGGTTAATAGCGGCACCTTCCATTCTACCACGCAAATTGGCGCCCTAAAGGCCCGCATTACGCCCGATAACAGTAAAAAAATACTATTGGCTATCGATACCTTTAACAAGTTTGTTAACGCTCCCGCGCTTGATGCCAGCATACTAACCTACCAAAGCAACAGCATGACGAGCCACATGTTTCAGTACCAACTGCTAACCTGGGCCAAACGCCAAATCAAAACCATCGTACTGCCCGAAGGTAACGACGACCGTATACTTAAAGCCGCCGCCCGCTTAATTGATCAGCAAGCCGCCAACATTGTGCTGCTGGGCAAAACCAGCGAAGTGGCCGATGCCGTTAAACGCCTGGGCCTTAAGCTCGACTTAAGCAAAATTAAAATTATCGACCCGGCCACCAGTGAGCTTTTTGACAGCTACGCCCAAACCCTGTTTGAGCTGCGCAAGGCCAAGGGCGTAACCCTCGAAACCGCACGCGATTTAATGACCGACGTATCCTACTTCGGCACCATGATGGTGTACAAGGGCGATGCCGATGGCATGGTATCCGGCGCGGCCCATACCACCCAGCACACCATCAGGCCGGCTATGCAGTTTATTAAAACCAAACCCGGCACAGCCATCGTATCATCCGTATTTTTTATGTGCCTTGAGGATAGGGTTTGCGTATTTGGCGATTGCGCCGTTAACCCCAACCCCACTGCCGAGGAGCTTGCCGAAATTGCCATCCTATCGGCCGATACCAGCAAAAGCTTTGGCATTGAGCCACGCGTGGCCATGCTATCCTACTCGTCGGGCACATCCGGCGTGGGCGAAGATGTAGATAAGGTGCGCAACGCTACCAACATCGTCAAAGCCAAACGGCCCGACCTGAAGGTAGAAGGCCCCATCCAATACGATGCCGCCGTTGACCCTACCGTGGGCAAGCAAAAAATGCCGCTATCCACCGTTGCCGGCCAGGCCAGCGTATTAATTTTTCCCGATTTAAATACCGGCAACAACACCTACAAGGCCGTACAGCGCGAAACCGGCGCCCTGGCCATCGGCCCCATGTTGCAGGGCCTTAACAAACCCGTAAACGATTTAAGCCGCGGCTGCACCGTTGATGATATTTTTAACACCGTCATCATCACCGCCATCCAAAGCCAGCAAGCCAATCAACCAGCATCCACCTTAGCACCCTTAGCCTCATGA
- a CDS encoding NINE protein: MKSKSTAYILWFFLGVFGAHKFYLNKTGMGIVYLFTAGIFGIGWIIDIFSLGGDVDLYNAIFFNQRGPSVTNSIYVNAPHAAPPVAAGPPVHEQLKSLFDLNQAGVLTDEEYNTQKARLLS, from the coding sequence ATGAAATCAAAATCAACCGCTTACATTTTATGGTTTTTTCTTGGCGTTTTTGGCGCCCATAAATTCTATCTCAACAAAACCGGCATGGGCATCGTCTATCTGTTCACCGCGGGTATATTTGGCATCGGCTGGATTATCGACATATTTTCGCTCGGCGGCGATGTCGACCTGTACAACGCCATTTTCTTTAACCAACGCGGCCCATCGGTTACCAACAGCATTTATGTTAACGCCCCCCATGCAGCTCCGCCGGTTGCCGCAGGCCCACCCGTTCACGAGCAACTCAAAAGCCTGTTCGATTTAAACCAGGCCGGCGTACTTACCGATGAAGAATACAACACCCAAAAAGCCAGGCTGCTCTCGTAA
- a CDS encoding IS256 family transposase: MNKNNNFDFESFKREAIKGMYAGKPLNGEKGIFAPLLKHFLEAALEGELETHLQEEKAAGLSNRLNGKITKRVKSLSGEFDLQSNRDRSGSFEPVVLPKRQVIITEELEEKVIGLYGLGLSTRDISKHIMEIYQMDISATTLSSITDKVIPAMNEWRQRPLESVYAFVYLDCMHYKVREGNGVITRAVYNILGVSLRGQKDLLGMYLSESEGAKFWLSVLTDLKNRGLQDMLIACIDGLKGFPEAIAAIFPKTEIQTCVVHQIRNSLRYIAEKDKKKFMADLKPVYQAINKEQGYENLISLDEKWAKKYPVPVGSWYNNWENLSTFFKYDAHIRRVIYTTNAVEGFHRQVRKVTKTKGAFTSDTALLKLVYLVVQNISEKWTMPMHNWSLTLSQLYIMFGDRIAGHLNNG, translated from the coding sequence ATGAACAAAAACAACAATTTCGATTTTGAAAGTTTCAAACGAGAGGCGATCAAGGGGATGTACGCTGGTAAACCCCTTAACGGAGAAAAGGGCATCTTTGCGCCTTTACTGAAACATTTTTTAGAAGCAGCGCTTGAGGGCGAGCTAGAAACCCATCTACAGGAAGAAAAAGCCGCAGGCTTATCCAATCGCCTTAATGGTAAAATCACGAAACGAGTTAAGAGCCTTTCGGGCGAATTTGATCTGCAAAGCAACCGGGACCGGTCTGGCAGCTTTGAACCTGTAGTGTTACCAAAGCGACAAGTGATTATAACCGAAGAACTGGAAGAGAAGGTAATCGGCTTGTATGGGCTTGGCCTGAGCACACGGGATATTTCCAAACATATCATGGAAATATATCAAATGGATATCTCTGCAACTACCTTATCCTCTATTACAGACAAAGTTATCCCAGCCATGAACGAATGGCGGCAGCGGCCACTGGAATCGGTTTATGCATTTGTATACCTGGACTGTATGCACTATAAAGTACGTGAAGGCAACGGCGTAATTACCAGGGCTGTTTACAATATTCTTGGTGTTTCCCTTCGTGGGCAAAAGGATCTGTTAGGCATGTATTTATCAGAAAGCGAAGGCGCTAAGTTCTGGCTATCGGTTTTGACCGATCTAAAGAACCGTGGTTTGCAGGATATGCTAATTGCATGCATAGATGGTTTAAAAGGCTTTCCCGAGGCCATAGCAGCCATCTTTCCAAAAACGGAGATACAGACCTGCGTTGTTCATCAGATCCGTAATAGCTTGCGCTATATTGCCGAGAAAGACAAGAAGAAATTCATGGCTGATCTTAAGCCGGTTTACCAAGCCATTAATAAAGAACAGGGCTACGAAAATCTGATTTCCCTGGATGAAAAATGGGCTAAAAAGTATCCGGTTCCGGTCGGGTCGTGGTACAATAACTGGGAAAACCTGTCAACTTTTTTTAAGTATGATGCACACATTCGCAGAGTGATCTACACAACTAACGCGGTTGAGGGCTTTCACCGCCAGGTACGCAAAGTAACTAAAACAAAGGGCGCATTCACATCAGATACAGCCTTGTTAAAGCTGGTATATCTGGTAGTCCAGAATATCTCTGAGAAATGGACAATGCCAATGCACAACTGGAGTTTGACTTTATCTCAACTTTACATTATGTTTGGCGATAGGATAGCTGGTCACCTAAATAACGGATAG
- a CDS encoding DUF6046 domain-containing protein, with protein MSDQIIIPTTQIALGIKSAEFLTRRMIMQKITPFESQQEGFNTGTGKGFDKPLTTRSSLGTPVFVDLTFKEGDYTNEIGSQITFNLLKFDTILISINQSKNIVKTQIQGRSGTIKEYIGMGDYAITINGIIPGTNGRYPLQDVEHLKTILVSPNALTVTSSYLQMFDINSIVVDSFDIKQQEGGYSYQPFTINASSDKPIIANVSSK; from the coding sequence ATGAGCGATCAAATCATCATTCCAACAACTCAAATTGCGCTTGGAATTAAAAGTGCTGAATTTTTGACACGGCGTATGATAATGCAGAAAATAACGCCTTTTGAGTCGCAGCAGGAGGGCTTTAACACAGGTACAGGCAAAGGTTTTGATAAGCCGTTAACGACCCGATCCTCATTAGGTACCCCTGTGTTTGTAGATCTGACATTTAAAGAAGGCGATTACACCAATGAGATTGGCAGCCAAATTACTTTTAATTTACTTAAATTTGACACCATCCTCATCTCCATCAATCAATCCAAAAATATCGTAAAAACACAAATTCAAGGCCGCAGCGGTACCATTAAAGAATATATCGGTATGGGCGATTATGCAATTACAATTAACGGAATCATCCCTGGCACCAATGGCCGGTATCCGCTCCAAGATGTTGAACATCTCAAAACCATTCTTGTTTCCCCAAACGCTTTAACTGTTACAAGTTCTTATCTGCAAATGTTCGATATCAATTCCATCGTTGTCGACAGTTTCGACATTAAACAGCAAGAAGGCGGTTATTCATACCAACCCTTCACCATTAACGCCAGTTCCGACAAGCCCATTATCGCTAACGTAAGCTCTAAGTAA